From one Rhodamnia argentea isolate NSW1041297 chromosome 1, ASM2092103v1, whole genome shotgun sequence genomic stretch:
- the LOC115753643 gene encoding LOW QUALITY PROTEIN: F-box protein PP2-B11-like (The sequence of the model RefSeq protein was modified relative to this genomic sequence to represent the inferred CDS: deleted 2 bases in 1 codon), giving the protein MAFTRLSGDVIAQIISLTTPQDACAMSSVSTNFRSIADSDQVWSNFLPPGCEDLIPQLSTKKSLYHHLWEHPVLINGRNMRLSLDKKSGKKCFMLGARDLSIIWGDDQRYWRWMATPESRFNEVALLRYVWWFHIIGRIETSMLSSGTNYAAYFVFRFDGQGGGFNQPVNSNVCIGSEEHDEGRSVTLNPRGGEPTAIRERADGWMEIEMGEFHNENGDGTLVCCLKEVDNYRQKSGLIVEGIELRPKETH; this is encoded by the exons ATGGCGTTTACACGGTTGTCCGGAGATGTAATCGCTCAAATAATCTCTCTCACCACTCCACAAGATGCTTGTGCCATGTCCTCCGTCTCCACCAACTTCAGATCGATTGCAGATTCTGATCAAGTGTGGTCCAATTTCTTGCCTCCTGGCTGTGAGGACTTGATCCCTCAGCTATCAACCAAGAAGTCTCTCTATCACCATCTCTGGGAGCATCCAGTCCTGATCAATGGCCGGAACATG AGGCTTTCATTGGATAAGAAGAGTGGAAAGAAATGTTTTATGTTGGGAGCAAGAGACCTGTCCATCATATGGGGAGACGACCAGAGGTATTGGAGATGGATGGCTACACCAGAATCCAG GTTTAACGAAGTGGCTCTGCTCCGGTATGTGTGGTGGTTTCACATCATAGGAAGAATCGAGACCTCTATGCTCTCATCCGGAACAAATTATGCAGCTTATTTCGTATTCCGGTTCGATGGCCAAGGGGGTGGATTCAATCAGCCAGTGAATTCGAACGTCTGTATTGGCAGCGAAGAGCACGATGAAGGGCGATCCGTGACGCTGAATCCTAGAGGAGGAGAGCCTACGGCGATCCGCGAGCGTGCAGACGGATGGATGGAGATCGAGATGGGGGAGTTCCACAATGAAAAT GGTGATGGAACACTGGTGTGTTGTCTCAAGGAGGTTGACAACTACAGACAGAAGAGTGGTCTCATTGTTGAAGGGATCGAACTTAGGCCTAAAGAAACGCACTAG